The following proteins are encoded in a genomic region of Methanoculleus bourgensis MS2:
- a CDS encoding MFS transporter, with protein sequence MDTAKRIYNVLFISVFATMLGLGVVSPLLPIYAENLGATGIWLGIIFSAFALSRSVFMPLIGRISDRQGRKWIILIGMFAYAALSLAYLIAGSVYSLTAVRFAHGIASAMVVPIAMAYIADLSEKGKEGSHMGNFSISMFLGMGVGPLLGGFLNDAFGMPSVFYVMAGLSAFATILVAISLPEAKPGSFRNPADDPAPMREVFRLPVMRGVMVFSFISALGRGGMMVFIPVFAPLIAISPAEVGVVLSANTFLMALLQVPIGRLTDTGNKVALIVTGSAIAAVALAAIPLSGSFWPLLAITSLIGVGGAIQQPSIMALTVDAGRTIGMGTSMGAYNTVFGVGMIIAPLIGGAFMDFIGIEAVFYVGGAISLLGTVVFAVMMQGSARAAAP encoded by the coding sequence ATGGATACCGCGAAGCGCATCTACAACGTCTTATTCATCTCGGTCTTTGCCACCATGCTCGGTCTTGGTGTCGTCAGCCCGCTCCTCCCGATCTATGCGGAGAACCTGGGTGCGACCGGCATATGGCTCGGCATCATCTTCTCAGCCTTCGCGCTCTCCCGGTCGGTCTTCATGCCGCTCATCGGCCGGATATCTGACCGGCAGGGGAGGAAGTGGATCATCCTCATCGGGATGTTCGCCTACGCGGCCCTCTCGCTTGCCTACCTCATCGCCGGCAGCGTCTACTCGCTCACTGCCGTCCGCTTCGCCCACGGAATCGCGTCGGCCATGGTTGTCCCGATAGCCATGGCCTACATCGCAGACCTCTCCGAGAAGGGGAAGGAGGGGAGCCACATGGGGAACTTCTCCATATCGATGTTCCTCGGGATGGGGGTAGGGCCGCTGCTCGGCGGGTTCCTCAACGACGCCTTCGGGATGCCGTCGGTCTTCTATGTCATGGCCGGCCTCTCGGCGTTCGCAACGATCCTTGTCGCAATCTCTCTTCCGGAGGCAAAACCAGGTTCATTCAGGAACCCGGCCGATGATCCCGCTCCGATGCGGGAGGTCTTCAGGCTGCCAGTCATGCGGGGGGTCATGGTCTTTAGTTTCATCAGCGCCCTCGGCCGCGGGGGCATGATGGTCTTCATCCCGGTCTTTGCCCCGCTGATCGCGATCAGTCCCGCCGAGGTGGGCGTCGTCCTCTCCGCGAACACCTTCCTGATGGCACTCCTCCAGGTGCCGATCGGGAGGCTCACCGACACCGGGAACAAGGTCGCCCTGATCGTCACGGGATCGGCCATAGCAGCGGTAGCGCTCGCCGCTATCCCGCTCTCTGGCTCGTTTTGGCCCCTGCTCGCGATAACCTCCCTCATCGGCGTCGGAGGTGCCATCCAGCAGCCGTCGATCATGGCCCTGACGGTCGATGCGGGCCGGACCATCGGTATGGGGACCTCGATGGGCGCCTACAACACGGTCTTCGGCGTCGGGATGATCATCGCACCGCTGATCGGGGGTGCGTTCATGGACTTCATCGGCATCGAGGCGGTCTTCTACGTGGGCGGGGCGATAAGCCTGCTTGGGACCGTGGTCTTTGCCGTGATGATGCAGGGGAGCGCCCGGGCCGCCGCCCCCTGA
- a CDS encoding PAS domain S-box protein, translated as MDLCNHTLTSPLDLLAGICMLHSRGPVVLAVALPEGVAGPLAVLLVELFIAGVALGLLGIWLKERDVAARIAGMSTGIRAARTGSGVPARLPATGTDPISQFAGEINQVFDELERSRQGLMESRDRYHHLFESGNDFLLVCAVGREGTPYRILDANALACRSLGYTREELLTVAPQAVILIRSDFARDDRRLHSADLIPRQGERIPAEATIHRISLEGTPAVLIIARDVTERRRAEKELMNYRYHLEELVTQRTGELRIANENLKWQIRERERIEQERMEAYRQIERNIEQFAVLTDHIRNPLQVIQGMADLIEDERAEKIKEQIGQIKEILRQLDDGWVESEKVREYLERYR; from the coding sequence ATGGACCTCTGCAACCACACCCTCACGTCTCCGCTGGACCTCCTCGCGGGCATCTGTATGCTTCATAGCCGCGGCCCGGTCGTTCTGGCAGTTGCTCTCCCCGAGGGGGTTGCAGGCCCCCTCGCCGTCCTGCTCGTCGAACTCTTCATCGCCGGTGTCGCTCTCGGGCTGCTCGGCATCTGGCTCAAGGAGCGGGACGTGGCCGCCCGTATCGCAGGCATGAGTACGGGTATCAGGGCCGCGAGGACCGGCAGCGGAGTCCCGGCCCGCCTCCCTGCGACCGGGACCGACCCGATCTCGCAATTCGCCGGGGAGATCAACCAGGTCTTCGACGAACTGGAACGGTCCCGGCAGGGACTTATGGAGAGCAGGGACCGCTACCATCACCTCTTTGAGAGCGGCAACGATTTCCTGCTCGTCTGTGCGGTCGGGAGGGAAGGCACGCCCTACAGGATACTCGACGCGAACGCGCTCGCCTGTCGGAGTCTCGGCTATACCCGGGAAGAACTGCTCACCGTTGCTCCACAGGCGGTCATCCTCATCAGGAGCGACTTTGCACGGGATGACCGCCGTCTCCACAGCGCCGACCTGATCCCGCGGCAGGGCGAGCGGATCCCCGCCGAGGCGACCATTCACCGGATCAGCCTCGAGGGCACTCCGGCGGTCCTCATCATTGCCCGGGACGTGACGGAGCGGCGGCGGGCCGAGAAGGAACTCATGAACTACCGCTACCACCTGGAAGAACTGGTCACACAGAGGACCGGTGAACTCCGGATAGCAAACGAGAATCTTAAGTGGCAGATCAGGGAGCGGGAGAGGATAGAGCAGGAGAGGATGGAGGCATACCGGCAGATCGAGAGGAACATCGAGCAGTTCGCTGTCCTTACCGACCACATCAGAAACCCCCTGCAGGTCATCCAGGGGATGGCCGACCTCATCGAAGACGAACGGGCAGAGAAGATCAAGGAGCAGATCGGGCAGATCAAAGAGATCCTCCGGCAGCTCGACGACGGGTGGGTGGAGTCTGAGAAGGTGCGGGAGTACCTGGAGCGGTACCGGTGA
- a CDS encoding DEAD/DEAH box helicase has translation MKVIVQPQKGTYKLLFVEEGRVRGSGFVNLTATPKGQRPKNFKVRRRGKQLKPTPTRDLITLLRRSSVHLAGESPEFESFLADLQIPASRIDICRFCQLEDRFTPVDKATGVRYGGEWICLECAKREMRHELGYMGRFGGSVLVHLEKLLMQVRDLDRVLASVGPDKIDRTRTLFDRLEAHEVQKTAHITDLALPPAFAKASGVEYLMPVQQLAVQDGLLEGQHLLVVSATASGKTFIGEMAGMKNFLEGRGRMLFLVPLVALANQKYQRFRDRYGHLMRVTLQTGVSRLNLPETRPAGERDINAPVVVGTYEGIDHALRTGRSLKDIGTVVIDEVQMLEDPDRGHRLDGLIARLKHVAPDAQFLYLSATIGLPGLLAEKLRANLVRYAARPVALERHLIFVERAKKIGFIKQMVAEEYKIKSSKGYRGQTIVFTNSRARCHVIADALGKKAAPYHAGLTSQERRDVERRFANGELAAVVTTAALAAGVDFPASQVVFDALAMGIEWLTVQEFHQMMGRAGRPDFHDLGRVVIMAEPGGSYSRTSRKTEDEVAVGLLRGEMEEVAPEYDMEQSSEEFVANAVVCGGDEQQIIRMNRAMVGTLEPALPTLLDYNLVRRRAGRIELTDMARVMAEHFIGVERLIEIKDLVRRMDDAAEIVAELECAVEEAP, from the coding sequence ATGAAGGTCATCGTCCAGCCCCAGAAAGGCACGTATAAACTGTTATTTGTCGAAGAAGGCCGTGTCAGGGGGTCAGGGTTCGTCAACCTGACGGCGACCCCGAAGGGCCAGCGGCCGAAGAACTTCAAGGTTCGGAGGCGGGGCAAACAGCTCAAGCCGACGCCGACGCGGGACCTGATCACACTGCTGCGCCGGTCTTCGGTGCACCTTGCGGGGGAGAGCCCGGAGTTTGAGTCGTTCCTCGCCGATCTCCAGATCCCCGCATCACGGATCGATATCTGCCGGTTCTGCCAGCTTGAGGACCGCTTCACGCCCGTCGATAAGGCAACCGGCGTCCGCTACGGTGGGGAGTGGATCTGCCTGGAGTGCGCAAAGCGCGAGATGCGCCACGAACTCGGGTACATGGGGAGGTTCGGGGGTTCGGTGCTCGTGCACCTCGAAAAACTCCTCATGCAGGTCAGGGATCTCGACCGGGTGCTCGCGTCGGTGGGGCCTGATAAGATCGACCGAACGCGGACCCTCTTTGACCGGCTGGAGGCGCACGAGGTCCAGAAGACGGCCCATATCACCGATCTGGCGCTGCCCCCCGCGTTTGCGAAGGCTTCCGGGGTCGAGTACCTGATGCCGGTCCAGCAGCTTGCGGTCCAGGACGGGCTGCTTGAGGGGCAGCACCTCCTGGTCGTCTCAGCCACCGCGAGCGGTAAGACGTTCATCGGGGAGATGGCGGGGATGAAGAACTTCCTCGAGGGGCGGGGGAGGATGCTCTTCCTTGTCCCGCTGGTCGCGCTTGCCAACCAGAAGTACCAGCGGTTCCGCGACCGTTACGGCCACCTGATGCGGGTCACCCTGCAGACCGGGGTGAGCCGTCTCAACCTCCCCGAGACCCGCCCGGCCGGGGAGCGGGATATCAACGCTCCCGTCGTGGTGGGGACCTACGAGGGGATCGACCATGCGCTGCGCACCGGGCGGTCCCTGAAGGATATCGGGACCGTCGTCATCGACGAGGTCCAGATGCTCGAGGACCCCGACCGGGGCCACCGTCTCGACGGGCTGATAGCACGGCTCAAGCACGTCGCCCCCGACGCCCAGTTCCTCTACCTCTCCGCCACCATCGGGCTTCCCGGGCTGCTTGCTGAGAAACTCCGGGCGAACCTGGTCCGCTACGCAGCCCGACCCGTTGCCCTGGAGCGCCACCTCATCTTCGTCGAGCGGGCGAAGAAGATCGGGTTCATCAAGCAGATGGTCGCCGAGGAGTACAAGATCAAGTCGTCGAAGGGCTACCGGGGGCAGACGATCGTCTTCACCAACTCCCGGGCACGGTGCCATGTCATCGCAGACGCACTCGGGAAGAAGGCCGCACCCTACCACGCGGGGCTGACCTCCCAGGAGCGCCGGGACGTGGAGCGGCGATTTGCGAACGGAGAACTCGCAGCCGTCGTGACCACGGCGGCACTTGCCGCCGGCGTCGACTTCCCGGCGTCCCAGGTGGTCTTTGATGCTCTTGCGATGGGGATCGAGTGGCTCACCGTCCAGGAGTTCCACCAGATGATGGGCCGGGCGGGCCGGCCGGACTTCCATGACCTCGGCCGGGTGGTGATCATGGCTGAGCCCGGCGGGTCGTACTCCCGGACGTCGCGGAAGACCGAGGACGAGGTCGCCGTCGGCCTCCTGCGGGGGGAGATGGAGGAGGTCGCCCCCGAGTACGATATGGAGCAGAGTTCGGAGGAGTTCGTGGCGAACGCCGTTGTCTGCGGCGGCGACGAGCAGCAGATCATCCGCATGAACCGGGCGATGGTCGGGACGCTGGAACCGGCGCTCCCGACACTCCTCGATTACAACCTGGTCAGGCGGCGGGCAGGAAGGATCGAACTCACCGATATGGCACGGGTGATGGCCGAGCATTTCATCGGCGTCGAGCGCCTGATCGAGATCAAGGACCTGGTCAGGCGGATGGACGACGCGGCCGAGATCGTCGCCGAACTCGAGTGCGCCGTGGAAGAGGCGCCGTAG
- a CDS encoding DUF7839 domain-containing protein: MTNLAEDPLYVILRSKRESTRFQILVEIAEHQPSIRQQEIAEKLGVTPQAVSEYIREMVDDGLVTAHGRGRYEVTKSGIEWVLRHAEVLESYARHITRDVIQQVAVWTAIARNELKKGDTVGVFMQDGWLYATKEQQSAMGQATMDARPGEDVGVAHLNGIIDHEEGAIHVCKVPRIERGGSRQVRTDLLRAAIRDADMVASVGLESYVALKKAGIEPDMFFGSREGVIEAAFHGRQCAILIVDEEFTDFLKRLETVGLTYIIHDIAP, translated from the coding sequence TTGACCAATCTCGCTGAAGACCCGCTCTATGTGATCCTGCGCAGCAAACGTGAGTCCACCAGGTTCCAGATCCTGGTGGAGATCGCCGAGCACCAGCCATCCATCCGCCAGCAGGAGATCGCGGAAAAACTCGGCGTGACGCCGCAGGCCGTCTCCGAATACATCAGGGAGATGGTGGATGACGGGCTGGTCACCGCTCACGGCCGGGGCAGGTACGAGGTGACGAAGAGCGGGATCGAGTGGGTCCTGCGGCACGCCGAGGTGCTCGAGTCCTATGCCCGGCACATCACCCGGGACGTCATCCAGCAGGTGGCGGTCTGGACAGCCATTGCCCGGAACGAACTCAAGAAAGGGGATACGGTCGGCGTCTTCATGCAGGACGGGTGGCTCTACGCGACGAAAGAGCAGCAGAGCGCTATGGGCCAGGCGACCATGGATGCCCGGCCCGGTGAGGATGTCGGTGTCGCCCACCTAAACGGCATCATCGACCACGAGGAGGGGGCTATCCATGTCTGCAAGGTGCCCCGGATCGAGCGGGGCGGGTCCAGGCAGGTCCGCACCGATCTCCTCCGGGCCGCCATCAGGGACGCGGATATGGTGGCCTCTGTGGGCCTTGAGTCATACGTGGCTCTCAAGAAAGCGGGTATCGAGCCAGATATGTTCTTCGGCTCCCGTGAGGGGGTCATCGAGGCGGCGTTCCACGGCCGGCAGTGCGCAATACTTATTGTTGATGAGGAGTTTACCGATTTCCTCAAACGACTGGAGACGGTAGGGCTCACCTACATAATCCACGATATCGCACCATGA
- a CDS encoding ArsR family transcriptional regulator — MTGHIKILNDPVDLVPLLITFNNAGYKRIYEVLNKTWLTEEELGTYADASTVAECLSILKKGNLIEEQWRMPKPGQKPTKEYRTTYSRFRASFQCSMGDIGDLLHIAISNDEGLRGIVDSIEQEIAAGTSSIGDISRKYGVSPTFIKGLAKRIPSLDVKGQGMVLLDQSR, encoded by the coding sequence TTGACGGGACATATCAAAATTCTTAATGATCCGGTAGACCTGGTTCCTCTTCTTATTACGTTCAATAACGCAGGTTATAAAAGGATCTATGAAGTCTTAAACAAGACCTGGTTGACCGAGGAGGAACTCGGGACATACGCCGACGCCTCAACGGTGGCCGAGTGTCTCTCTATCCTCAAGAAGGGAAACCTGATCGAAGAACAGTGGCGGATGCCCAAGCCCGGGCAGAAGCCGACGAAGGAGTACCGGACGACATACAGTAGGTTCAGGGCCAGTTTCCAGTGTTCCATGGGCGATATCGGGGACCTGCTGCACATCGCCATCTCCAACGACGAAGGTCTCCGGGGTATTGTGGATTCGATCGAACAGGAGATTGCGGCGGGAACCTCCTCGATCGGTGATATATCCAGAAAATACGGGGTCAGCCCGACCTTCATCAAGGGGCTTGCCAAACGAATCCCGAGCCTTGATGTAAAAGGACAGGGAATGGTGTTGCTTGACCAATCTCGCTGA